A segment of the Agromyces sp. H17E-10 genome:
GAGACGTCGCTCGCGATGGGCGAGCTCATCCCGTACCGACTGCGGCCGCTGCTCGAGCACTGACCACCGCCGGTCGCGGCGCCCGACAGGGTTGCAAAGAACCTCTTGCAAAGAAACCCTTGCAAATTATAGTTTGCAGCGATATCTTTGCATCATGACCGAGACGCCCGAGAACTTCGAGGACCAGCCGAGCAGCACCCGCCACCCCGGCATCGACCACGTGCTGTCGACGACCGCGCTGAAGTCGCTCGCCCATCCCCTGCGGGTGCGCATCTACGACGAGTTGTCGGCATTCGGTCCGCTCACCGCGAGCGGGCTCGGCGAGCGGCTCGGCGAGTCGAGCGGCTCGATGAGCTACCACCTGCGCCAGCTCGAACGTGCCGGCCTCATCCGAGAGGACGACTCGCGCGGCAAGGGTCGCGAGCGCTGGTGGGAGCGGGTACCCGGATCGGTGGCCATCCCCGACGCACGGTCATTGCCGGCTGGCAGCGCCGAGCGGCTCGCCGCGAAGCTCGTCGAAGACGAGTGGATGCACGCCCGCGAGCAGAACTATCGCCACTTCGTCGCCGACGGCGACCAGGTGTTCGGGCCCGAGTGGCTCGACGTCGCGACGGCCGACACGATCAACCTGCGACTGACCCCCGAGCAGCTCGCGGCACTCGTCGCCGAGGTCGACGCCGTCTTCCTGAAGTACGGCGACCTCTACAAGTTCACCCCGTCGCCGGGCTCGCGCCCGGTGCAGATCCACTTCAACGCCTTCCCGCTCGTGCGCGGGGAGGTCACCGACGACACCACGAAGGAGGAGCGATGATGACGAACGCGACGCTCTCCCCCTCGCCCCCGGGGCGGGTCCCCTCGCCCAGCTCGCCGTGCGCGGCGGACTCGGCCTGGCCGGCTGGGGCCTCCGGCTCGCGAGCCGGCGAGGCGACCGGGGACGCCAGCTCGACCGGCTCGAGGCGCGCGCCACGGCACGCCGGGCGCTCGCCGAGCGCGACGCCCTCATGGGCCGCGCGACGACCCGGCTGCTCTGAACCCACCGGCCCGCCTCGGTATCCACCTCAGCAGCCGAGACGACGGATGCCCCGCCCGAATGATTCGGGCGGGGCATCCGCATGCGTACTGCGCGTGATTACGCGTCGGCACCCTCGGCCGGAGCCTCGGCGTGCTCGCCGGTCGCACCGCGACCCTCGGAGTCCGCGTCCTCCTGCAGCACCGGAGCGAGCGAGAGCTTGCCGCGGTCGTCGATCTTCGTGATCTCGACGAGGATCTTCTGACCGACGCCGAGCACGTCTTCGACGTTCTCGACGCGCTTGCCGCCGGCGAGCTTGCGCACCTCCGAGATGTGGAGGAGGCCGTCCTTGCCGGGCAGCAGCGAGACGAACGCACCGAAGGCGGCGATCTTCACGACCGTGCCGAGGAACTGCTCGCCGACCTCGGGGTTGGTCGGGTTGGCGATCGCGTTGACCTGGGCGCGGGCGGCCTCGGCCGAGGGGCCGTCGGTCGCGCCGATGTAGACGGTGCCGTCCTCCTCGATGGAGATCTCGGCGCCGGTCTCGTCCTGGATCGCGTTGATCGTCTTGCCCTTCGGGCCGATCAGCTCACCGATCTTGTCGACGGGGATCTGCACGCTGATGACGCGCGGCGCGGTCGGCGCCATCTCGTCGGGCGCGTCGATCGCGGCGTTGAGCACGGCGAGGATCGTCGTGCGCGCTTCCTTCGCCTGCGTCAGCGCGCCGGCGAGCACCGAGGCGGGGATGCCGTCGAGCTTCGTGTCGAGCTGGATCGCGGTGACGAACTCGCTGGTGCCGGCGACCTTGAAGTCCATGTCGCCGAGCGCGTCTTCGGCACCGAGGATGTCGGTGAGCGCCGCGTAGCGGGTCTCACCGTCGACGGTGTCGGAGATGAGGCCCATCGCGATGCCCGCGACGGGGGCCTTCAGCGGCACACCCGCGTTGAGAAGCGACAGCGTCGACGCGCAGACCGAGCCCATCGAGGTCGAGCCGTTCGAGCCGAGCGCCTCCGAGACCTGGCGGATCGCGTAGGGGAACTCGTCGCGCGACGGCAGCACCGGCACGAGCGCGCGCTCGGCGAGGGCGCCGTGGCCGATCTCGCGACGCTTCGGCGAACCCACACGACCCGTCTCACCCGTCGAGTACGGCGGGAAGTTGTAGTTGTGCATGTAGCGCTTCTTCGTCACCGGCGACAGCGAGTCGATCTGCTGCTCCATCTTGAGCATGTTCAGCGTGGTGACGCCCAGGATCTGGGTCTCGCCGCGCTGGAAGATCGCCGAGCCGTGCACGCGGGGCACGACCTGCACCTCGGCGTCGAGCGGCCGGATGTCGGCGAGCCCGCGGCCGTCGATGCGGACGCCCTCTTCGAGGACGCGCGTGCGCATGACCTTCTTGGTGACCGACTTGTACGCGGCCGACACCTCGGCGTTGGCCGACTCGGGCAGTTCGCCCGCCTCGACCTTGGCCGCGATGTGCTCCTTGGTGCGCGCCTTGAGGGCGTCGTCGGCGTCCTGGCGCTCGACCTTGCCGGCGATCTGGTAGACGTCCTTGAGCT
Coding sequences within it:
- a CDS encoding ArsR/SmtB family transcription factor — protein: MTETPENFEDQPSSTRHPGIDHVLSTTALKSLAHPLRVRIYDELSAFGPLTASGLGERLGESSGSMSYHLRQLERAGLIREDDSRGKGRERWWERVPGSVAIPDARSLPAGSAERLAAKLVEDEWMHAREQNYRHFVADGDQVFGPEWLDVATADTINLRLTPEQLAALVAEVDAVFLKYGDLYKFTPSPGSRPVQIHFNAFPLVRGEVTDDTTKEER
- a CDS encoding polyribonucleotide nucleotidyltransferase — translated: MEGPEITFAETVIDNGKFGTRTIRFETGRLAQQAQGSAVAYIDEETMLLSATSVSKQPKEHFDFFPLTIDVEERMYAAGRIPGSFFRREGRPSTEAILTCRLIDRPLRPSFVEGLRNEVQVVVTVLAIEPDELYDVLAINAASLSTQLSGLPFSGPVAGVRVALIDGQWVAFPKHSQLEEAVFSMVVAGRVVTEADGSQDVAIMMIEAEATDNAWNLIQGGAVKPNEEVIAQGIESSKPFIKQLVEAQLQVAETAAKPVADYPTYPPYQADVKEAVAAFAAAELKDVYQIAGKVERQDADDALKARTKEHIAAKVEAGELPESANAEVSAAYKSVTKKVMRTRVLEEGVRIDGRGLADIRPLDAEVQVVPRVHGSAIFQRGETQILGVTTLNMLKMEQQIDSLSPVTKKRYMHNYNFPPYSTGETGRVGSPKRREIGHGALAERALVPVLPSRDEFPYAIRQVSEALGSNGSTSMGSVCASTLSLLNAGVPLKAPVAGIAMGLISDTVDGETRYAALTDILGAEDALGDMDFKVAGTSEFVTAIQLDTKLDGIPASVLAGALTQAKEARTTILAVLNAAIDAPDEMAPTAPRVISVQIPVDKIGELIGPKGKTINAIQDETGAEISIEEDGTVYIGATDGPSAEAARAQVNAIANPTNPEVGEQFLGTVVKIAAFGAFVSLLPGKDGLLHISEVRKLAGGKRVENVEDVLGVGQKILVEITKIDDRGKLSLAPVLQEDADSEGRGATGEHAEAPAEGADA